CAAATGAGAACAAAATAAACAAGATTAAATACAACAGCTAAAAACAAGCCCGACGTGCCAATTAACTGCGACACAACGGCTATGCCAATAAATCCCTGGTTTCCAAACAGCAGCAAATTCTGAAACACACCAGTCGTTTGGACACCTAGATTTAAACGACTTGCTGTCCATTTAGCAATAACCGCCGTACTACCAAGAAAATAAATAGAAAGCAGAATAAGGACAAAGATACCTTCCCCCAAACTCACGTCAAACGGGATGTGCAAAGAAGAAATAATCAAACAAGGCAACGTCACATACAGCAACAAATTCGTTAATACTAACCGACTTACAGGTACGAGCCAACCCACACGATACGCAATAAAGCCTGCGATAAAAATAAGATATAGTTCAAGCAAAGTACTCCCTCCAGATAAAGATCGTTGGAGTATGGTATTCATCAAGATGTGTGTCTGCGACTAACGTAATGGTGAGAGGGGGGTGTGGCTCGTTACCTCCTCTCTTTGGCTTGTTAGACTCCTCCTTGGCCTATTACCTTCTCCCTTTGGCTCGTTAGACCTCGCCTTGGCCTGTTACCTTCTCTCTTTGGCTCGTTAGACCCCTCCTTGGCCTATTACCTCCTCCCTTTGGCTTGTTAGACCCCTCCTTGGCCTGTTACCTTCTCTCTTTGGCTCGTTAGACCTCCCCTTGGCTCGTTACCTCCTCCCTTTGGCTTGTTAGACCCCTCCTTGGCCTGTTACCTTCTCTCTTTGGCTCGTTAGACCTCCCCTTGGCTCGTTACCTCCTCCCTTTGGCCTGTTACCTTCTCCCTTTGGCTCGTTAGACCTCCCCTTGGCTCGTTACCTCCTCCCTTTGGCCTGTTACCTCCTCCCTTTGGCTTGTTAGACCTCTCCTTGGCCTGTTACCTTCCCGTTCTGGCCCATTAACTCCTCCTTTTTCTACTTCTGTCCATAAAAAAAGAGACACACCTCTTCGGCATGTCTCGTTTTCTTATATCTTAAGCACCCGCATAATCAAAATCAAATTGCGCATGATGAAGGCGGCTGTATGCTCCTTTTTTCTGCAGTAATTCTTGGTGTGTACCTTCTTCTTCTATCCCATTTTCCGTTACAACAAAGATACGGTCTGCTTCTTTAATTGTAGCTAAACGGTGAGCAATGATAATAGTTGTGCGGCCTACCGCTAGTTCAGCAAGTGCACTTTGAATCGCTGCTTCTGTTTCTGTATCAAGGGCAGATGTCGCTTCGTCCAGGATGAGAATAGCTGGATTTTTCAAGAACATGCGAGCAATCGAAAGCCGTTGTTTTTGACCTCCAGATAGCTTCACACCACGTTCTCCAATTAGGGTATCTAAACCTTCTGGAAGTGCTTTGATAATGGAGGTCATTTGAGCTCGTTCTGCTGCCTTCCAAATCTCATCGTCTGTAGCATCAAGCTTTCCGTAAGCAATGTTTTCTCTGATGGATGCGTCAAACAAGAAGACATCCTGTTGAACCACTCCAATTTGTTCTCTTAATGATGCCATTGAAAGATCATGGATATCCATTGAATCAATTGAAATCTCTCCACTTTCAATCTCATAAAATCGTGGCAATAGACTACAAATCGTGGTTTTACCTGCTCCTGAAGGTCCTACAAGTGCAACGGTTTCGCCCGCCTTTATGTTGAAATTAACACCATTTAGTACCTTGTTTTTATTTTCATAACCAAACACAACGTCCTTATACGAGATTTCTCCCTTTACTTCATCTACATGAATGGCATTAGGTCGATCCTCTTGCTCCGGCTTCATGTTTAACAGATCAAGATATCGTCTAAAACCAGCAATTCCTTTAGGATACATCTCCATAACCGCGTTTAATTTATTTATTGGACCAACCATAACATTGGCAAGCAAAACAAACGCTACAAACTCACCGTAAGTCAGTTGGCCATCGATCACAAACCATGTTCCGCATAACAAAACAAAAATAAGTAGAAACTTCATTAGAATTTGGCTGAATGCTGTGTGTTTTGCCATGATTTTATAGGACGCTAATTTTGAAAAGCGAAAATGATTATTGTTAGCTGAGAATTTATCCATCTCATGCTTTTCATTTACAAATGCTTTCACTACACGAATACCTGTTACATTGTTCTCGACGCGAGAGTTAAAGTCGGCAATACTGCCAAACAACATCGTCATGGCAACCGACATTTTCTTCCCGAAATAATAAGTAAATAAAATTAAAAATGGAACGAGCACAAAGGTTAATACAGCAAGCTTCCAGTTGATTGAAAGCATAATACCAAACGCACCTAAGAGAGTCATAATAGAAATAGCCAATTCCTCTGGACCATGGTGAGCAACTTCACCTATATCCATCAAGTCATTTGTAAGACGAGAGATCAAATGTCCCGTTTTGGTATTATCAAAATATTGTACAGACTGATTTTGGATATGCGCAAACAAATCTCGTCTCATATCTGTTTCAATATTAATACCTAGCTTATGTCCCCAATACGTTACCACATAATGAAAACCACCATTAAAGATATACATGGAGAAAAGACCTAATCCACCCCAAAAAATCCATTGCCAATTCCCTGAAGGCAGCAGGTTATCAATAACATGATTAACCGCAAGAGGAAATGCAAGTTCTAAGGCTCCAGCTAATATTCCACAAAACAGCGTAAACGCAAACAGACGTTTATACGGTTTGTAATAAGACATAAATGCTCGTAACATGGTTTTGCTCCTTTTTCACACTTCTGATATTCATTCTCATTTATCTAGTTTACGATACTGGCTTTTACTTAGCAATAATTAGTTTCTGAAGTTTTACACAATAGGAGACATTGCTTCACACACTAAGAGAATATATTACAAAAGTGATTGAATTTCTGCCCACAAAAAAAGTAAGATGAACAGCTGACGTGTTCACCTTACTTTTTTCTACTGTCATGTCATTGAGTTGATAACCTCCGCAACGGTTTTCACCAAAAAGCGAAGATCCTGCTCTGTTGAGGTTAGAGGAGGAGCAATAATAAGCACGTTTCCTCCATCAGGTATGGTATCGCTGTTTTTACCGATGATTAGTCCTTTTGCCTGACATGCAGCTACGATAGACTTCATCGTTGCATCAGAGGCGGGCTTCTTAGATTCTTTGTCTATTACTAATTCAATTCCATATAGAAAGCCGATCCCACGGACATCGCCTACCCACTCGTTTTCTGTAAGTTGCTTCAGCTCACCTAAAACCGTTTCACCTAACTCTTCTACTCGATCAACAATCTTTTCACGCTCAAGTATTTCAATTGCTTTTAAAGCCACTGCACAAGAGGCAGGATGACCACCATATGTAGAAATGTGCCGGAAGTGATGGTCATCAGATCCTTCTTTAAACGATTCATAAATGCTTTGCTTCACGCATGTTGCTCCGAGCGGCAAATACCCACTCGTTAACCCTTTTGCTAACGTGATGATATCTGGTTTGAAATTTTCCGCATGCATATACCCAAACATTTTGCCGGTGCGACCAAAGCCCGATACCACTTCATCCAAAATTAACAAGACATTATACTTGTCACAGATCTCCCTCACTCGATCGTAATATAAGGAGGTTTGAGGATATAAAACGCCACCTCCCGAAATAATTGGCTCCATGATAAAGGCTGCAACCGATTCTGGTCCCTCCCAGAGAATGGTCTGCTCCAGATAATTTGCAGCTAGTTCATCATCTCTCTGTGAATCTCCAAAGCTTGAGCGATAGGCGTATGGAGGAGGTACATGTAAAAACCCAGGGGCTACAGGATCATATTTCATCTTGCGGTTAGCCTGCGCAGTGGCACTAAGAGCCCCCAGTGAGTTCCCGTGATAGGCGCGATAACGCGAGATGATCTTATACTTCTCTGGATGCCCTGTCTGTTTATGGTGTTGTCTTGCAATTTTAAAGGCTGTTTCATTTGCATCTGACCCTCCATTCGCAAAAAAGGTGCGGTATCCGCCCAAAAGCTGATCAAGCTTTTCAGCCAGCGCAATGGCTGGCTTATGACCAAAAGATAATGGAAAATATGCGAGTTCACTCATTTGTTTTGTTGCAGCTTCTATCATCTCCGTTTGTCCATGGCCGAGATTAAGGCACCATAATCCAGATACACCATCCATAAACCGATTACCATTTGTATCTGTAAACCACGATCCATCTCCTTTGTCAGCAATAAAAGGTAATGCATCGGGATGGTAACGATGCACGGCATGCCACAAATACGATTGATCTTTATCTTCTATCGTTTTGTTTGCTGGTGTATTCATCATGAGGCGTTCTCCCTTCATCATTTAGCTTCAGAAAGCTCTAACACTGTCTCCAATAAGACATTAACGCCATTCTCACATTCTTTCCACGTTGTATATTCATCTTCATCGTGACTTTTGCCTCCTGCACTCGGAACAAAAATCATAGCAGTAGGTACCATGGTTGCGATGAATTGAGCATCGTGCCCCGCTCCACTAACCATACGTTTATAGGGTAGATTTAATGTCTGAGCTGACTTCTCAATCGTTTGAACCAAATCCGAATCAAACCAAACAGTCTCTCTGGACCAAAGCTTTTTGACTGTGAGGGAGCAACCACTTTTTTGTTGCTTCACAATTTCATCTATAATAGCCTCAACCTCTTGTAAAATCTCTTCATTTTGATGCCGCGCTTCAAGAGAAAAAACAACTTTATTTGGAATGACTGTATGGATATTTGGGTAGACATTAAATCGCCCCATTGTATAAACAAGCGTGTCATTAAGACTACTTAATCGTTGATGAAGTTCACTCATACACAAATTTGCAGTCGTGAGCGCATCCTTTCTCATGTTCTGCGGTGTAGTCCCTGCGTGGTTTGATTCACCGGTAATCTCTATTTCATAACAACCCATTCCTACTACACATTCAACTGCTCCAATTTGTAGAGACTCCGCTTCTAAGATCGGTCCTTGTTCAATGTGAAGTTCGAGAAAGGCTTTGCCACTTAATAAGCGATTTTCTATAGAACCCACATAACCGATTTTGTTTAATGCATCTGCAAATGTAACTCCTTCTGTATCTGTAACACCCATCATTGTCTCTTTATCAAATTTTCCAGAGACTATTCCAGAAGTCATCATGGAAGGCTCAAATCGTGCTCCTTCTTCATTTGTAAAATTAATGAGGACAATCGAACACTCTGGTTTGATCTTGTTCCGGACAAAACTGCGCGCCACTTCTAGTCCCGCCACGACTCCTAGCACACCGTCAAAGCGTCCTCCTTTTTTGACAGAATCAAGATGAGAACCCATATAGATAGCTGGTCTATCGGGATCTTCTCCTTCTAACGTACTGTACATAATACCTAAATCATCGACTGTAACGACCATATCTAATGCTTCACATTGGCTACGGAAATACTCTCTAGCCTGTAAATCCTCTTCTGAAAGAGCTAGTCTTGTTACTCCTTGATTTTCTGTCGCTCCAAATGCAGAAAAATCTTCTAGAGTCTGTCGCAATTGTGCTCCATCAATGACTAGTTTCTGTTGATTCATGTGGCTCTCCTTTCATTTGCTAGCTGCAAGGCAAGCATCGTCGTCACGTATTTCCTTGCATTCGCATTGCCTAATTGCAGAGTGGTTGGTTCAGTAGAATCGGCTCGTTTCAACAGCACTTCGGACCCGTTTAAATGATCCTTTACATCATCAATTAAATAACCCTGCTCTAGCAATTCATCTAGCTTCTGCTTTTCATCTATATATTGTTGATGCTCGGCCATGCGACTCCCTCCGCTCTATGCTTCTTCTGCTAATAATTCTTCTTTCCCTGATTCAGTTTCATCGATTGTCCAATCTCGACCAACCGTTAGTCCTAGGTAAAGTTCGTCATTTGGGTTCTCAAGCTCCGCCTGTTTGTACTTTTTAAACCACCAATACTTTGCACTCACGTAATATAGTAGACCGCCAACGACAAATCCTACTAGATAGGAATAACTAGGTATGAGTAGAGAGACACCTCCACCAATCACCCAGGATAGTAATCCAGCAAGATTCATTCCTTTCCAATAATGGTACTGCCCTTTATCTTCATAGAGCTCGGTGACATTCACTCGCCTTTTCCGAATAAAATAATAATCTGCTACCAATATGCCTACGATAGAGGCAAGAATACCACCAACGATTAATAAAGCCGGTACAATAATTGCAAATAGATTCCATGGCTGAACTAGGACCCCGATTAAACCGGCAATGATTACACCAACCCAGTGTGGAACACGAGGACCGCCCACATTAGAAAAAATAGTGGCTGCAGGAATTAAGTTTGAAGATGTGTTTGTGGACCATTGCGCCAACGCAATCATCAGCATCAATACACCAAGT
The nucleotide sequence above comes from Alkalicoccobacillus plakortidis. Encoded proteins:
- a CDS encoding ABC transporter ATP-binding protein, whose product is MLRAFMSYYKPYKRLFAFTLFCGILAGALELAFPLAVNHVIDNLLPSGNWQWIFWGGLGLFSMYIFNGGFHYVVTYWGHKLGINIETDMRRDLFAHIQNQSVQYFDNTKTGHLISRLTNDLMDIGEVAHHGPEELAISIMTLLGAFGIMLSINWKLAVLTFVLVPFLILFTYYFGKKMSVAMTMLFGSIADFNSRVENNVTGIRVVKAFVNEKHEMDKFSANNNHFRFSKLASYKIMAKHTAFSQILMKFLLIFVLLCGTWFVIDGQLTYGEFVAFVLLANVMVGPINKLNAVMEMYPKGIAGFRRYLDLLNMKPEQEDRPNAIHVDEVKGEISYKDVVFGYENKNKVLNGVNFNIKAGETVALVGPSGAGKTTICSLLPRFYEIESGEISIDSMDIHDLSMASLREQIGVVQQDVFLFDASIRENIAYGKLDATDDEIWKAAERAQMTSIIKALPEGLDTLIGERGVKLSGGQKQRLSIARMFLKNPAILILDEATSALDTETEAAIQSALAELAVGRTTIIIAHRLATIKEADRIFVVTENGIEEEGTHQELLQKKGAYSRLHHAQFDFDYAGA
- a CDS encoding aminotransferase, which encodes MNTPANKTIEDKDQSYLWHAVHRYHPDALPFIADKGDGSWFTDTNGNRFMDGVSGLWCLNLGHGQTEMIEAATKQMSELAYFPLSFGHKPAIALAEKLDQLLGGYRTFFANGGSDANETAFKIARQHHKQTGHPEKYKIISRYRAYHGNSLGALSATAQANRKMKYDPVAPGFLHVPPPYAYRSSFGDSQRDDELAANYLEQTILWEGPESVAAFIMEPIISGGGVLYPQTSLYYDRVREICDKYNVLLILDEVVSGFGRTGKMFGYMHAENFKPDIITLAKGLTSGYLPLGATCVKQSIYESFKEGSDDHHFRHISTYGGHPASCAVALKAIEILEREKIVDRVEELGETVLGELKQLTENEWVGDVRGIGFLYGIELVIDKESKKPASDATMKSIVAACQAKGLIIGKNSDTIPDGGNVLIIAPPLTSTEQDLRFLVKTVAEVINSMT
- a CDS encoding Zn-dependent hydrolase, translated to MNQQKLVIDGAQLRQTLEDFSAFGATENQGVTRLALSEEDLQAREYFRSQCEALDMVVTVDDLGIMYSTLEGEDPDRPAIYMGSHLDSVKKGGRFDGVLGVVAGLEVARSFVRNKIKPECSIVLINFTNEEGARFEPSMMTSGIVSGKFDKETMMGVTDTEGVTFADALNKIGYVGSIENRLLSGKAFLELHIEQGPILEAESLQIGAVECVVGMGCYEIEITGESNHAGTTPQNMRKDALTTANLCMSELHQRLSSLNDTLVYTMGRFNVYPNIHTVIPNKVVFSLEARHQNEEILQEVEAIIDEIVKQQKSGCSLTVKKLWSRETVWFDSDLVQTIEKSAQTLNLPYKRMVSGAGHDAQFIATMVPTAMIFVPSAGGKSHDEDEYTTWKECENGVNVLLETVLELSEAK